A region of the Elusimicrobiota bacterium genome:
GAGAAGCCCTTCTTGGCCGGCCCCTTGATGCGCGGATGGCTGTGGGGCTTGCGATACTTGACGCGCTTAGGCATCAGCATGAGGAGTGCCTCCTTCCGGGACGGCCTGCGCCGAAGGCGCAGGTGCCGGGGCCGCAGCGGCCGGCTGGGCTACGGGCGCCGGGGCCGCCGCGGTGGCCAGAGCGGCCTGCGCGGCCGCGGCGCTCTCCGCGGCCTTGGCCAGCTGCTGGAACTCCTTGGCGCCCTTGACGAAATGCAGCTTCTTGAAGATCCAGACCTTCACGCCGATGATCCCGGCGGTGGTATAGGCCTCCGCGGTCCCGTAGTCCACGTCCGCGGAATACGTATGCAGGGGCACGCGGCCCTCACGGGCCCACTCGCGCCGCGCGATCTCGGCGCCGTTGAGGCGCCCGCCCACCATGACCTTGATGCCCAGGGCTCCGGACTGCATGGTGCGCTCGATGGACCGCCGCATGGCGCGGCGATACGCGATGCGCTTCTCGAGTTGGATGGCGATGGCCTCGGCCACCAGCCGCGGGTCGAGCTCGGGGTCCTTGATCTCCATCACGTTGATGAAGGTCTTGCGCTGGGTGAGCCCCTCGATCTGGCCGCGGATGCCCTCGATGTCGGCCCCGCGCTTGCCGATGACCACGCCCGGCCGGGCGGTATGGATGTTCACGCGCAGGTAGGAACCCGCGCGCTCGATGCCGACCCAACTGACCGCCGCCATGCGGAAGGTCTTCTTGACCAGGTTGCGGATCTTGAAATCCTCGCCGATCAAGGCCGGCATCTCCCGCAGCGAGAACCACTTGGATTCCCAATCCGCGGTGTAGCCCAGGCGCATCGCCTTGGGATGTGTTTTGTTGCCCATGATTTATCTCCCGGCCTCGTCCGACACCACGACGGTCAGGTGGCAGACCTTGCGTTTGAATGTGTTGGCCCGGCCCATGGGCGCGGGCATGACCCGGCGCATCTGGCCCATCGGCCCCTTGCCCGACCAGCAGGACTTGATGTAGACCCGCTCCGGGACCAAGGTCTTGCCCGCGAGCCTGGCCTTGATGGTCAGGTTGGCGGCGGCGGAGCGCACGGCCTTGGCGATCATGCCGCCGCAGGCCCGCGGGATCAAGGGCAGCATCTGCTCGGCTTGCAGCACCGACTTGCCCCGGATCTCCTTGAGGACCTGCGCGACCTTGCGCGTCCCGAATCTCTGGAATCTGGCGTAGGCTGTGGCTTCCATGTTATTGGCCTCAGGTCAGGGTGGTGGACTCTTTATGGGCCCCACCATGTCCCCGGAAATACCGGGTGAAGGAGAACTCCCCCAGCTTGTGGCCCACCATCTGCTCGGTGATGTAGATGGGCAGGAACTTGCGCCCGTTATGCACCGCGAAAGTGTGCCCGACGAACTCCGGCGGGATGGTGCTGCGCCGAGCCCAGGTCTTGATGGGCCTTTTCTCCCCGGAGGCGGTCATCTTCTGGACCTTTATGAGAAGTTTGGCGTCGACGAACGGCCCCTTGCGGCTGGATCTGCTCATAGCTCCCTCTTAGGCCTGGGTCTGGCTGCGCCGCCGGTCGGCGACGATCATCCAGCCCCACAGCTTCCTCTTATTGCGCGTCTTATAGCCCTTGGACAGCTGCCCCCACGGCGAGCGCGGGTGATTGCCGCCCTTGGACTTGCCGCGGCCGCCCCCCAGCGGGTGGTCGGTCGCGTTCATGGCTCCGCCGCGCACCGTCGGGCGGATGCCGCGGTGACGCGAGCGCCCCGCCTTGCCGAGGTTGATGGTGTTGTGCTCCGTGTTGGAGACCTGGCCCAAAGTCGCCAGGCAGCCCTCCGGCACCAGCCGGATCTCGCCCGAAGGCATCTTGAGCTGGACGTAGCCCGCATCCTTGGCCATGAGCTGCGCCTGGGTGCCGGCCGAGCGCATCATCTGGCCGCCCTTGCCCGGCGAAAGCTCCACGTTGTGCACGAAAGAGCCCTCGGGGATCTTGGCCAAGGGCAGCGTATTTCCGACCTTGATGTCCACGCCGGGCCCGCTGAGGATGGTATCGCCCACCTTCAGCCCCACGGGATGCAGGATGTAGCGCTTCTCGCCGTCGGCGTAGTTGACCAGACAGATGCGGGCGCTGCGGTTCGGGTCGTACTCGATGGTCGCCACCTTGCCCGGGATGCCGAACTTGTCGCGCTTGAAATCCACCAGACGGTAGGCCCGCTTGGCGCCCCCGCCTTGATGGCGGACCATGATCATGCCGGTGTTATTGCGCCCCCCCTGCCTCTTGAGCGCGCGCACCAGGGCTTTCTCCGGCCGCGTCGCGGTCAGTTCCGAGTAGTCCGCCGAGGTCATGTTCCGGCGGGACGGCGTGTACGGCCTAAAGGTTTTGAGTGGCATAGATCCTTCCTAGGAGGCCTGCTCCGCGACCTCGATTTTCTGACCCTTGCCGATGGTCACGATGGCCTTCTTCCAGTCGGGGCGCATGCCGCCGCCGCGTCCGTAGCGGCGGAACTTGCCCGGCACCACCATCGTGCGCACGGCCAGGACGTCGACCTTGAACAGGGCCTGGACCGCCCGCCGGATGCTCCCCTTGTCGGCGGCGCGCGCCACCTCGAAGGCGTACTGGTTGTACTTCTCCTTCTGGATCGTGCTGCGCTCGGTCAGCAGCGGCCGCACGATGACGCCGTAGGTCTCGTCCGAAACGGGGATGGTCTTGGCCATGTCAGTCTCCCTTGCTCTTGCGGCCAGCCCGCTCCGCCTTCGGCGCGGCGGCCTTGAGGTCGGCGGCCTTGCCCGCGATGGCCTTGGCGTCCCCCAAAGACGCGCAGCGCGCCTGCAGCTTCTCCAGCGCCGGCTGGGTGACCACCAGACGCCGGGCCCGCAGCACGCTGTAGGCGCTGACGTCGGCGGCCAGGGCCAGCTCCACGTTCGGGATGTTGCGGCTGGCCTGGGCGAGCTTGGCGTCGGGAGCGTCGAGGACCAGCAAGGTGCAGCCTTTGCGGTCGCCGCACTTGAGGGACTCGAGCAGCGCGAGCACGGCCTTGGTCTTGGCCTCTTCCACGCCCAGGCTCTCCACGAACACGAAAGCGCCCTCCGCCTGCTTGGCGGACAAGGCGTGGACCAGGGCCAGGCGGGCCTTGGCCCGGGGGAAGTCCAGGTGCACGTGCCCGGCGCGCGGACCGAAGGTGACGCCGCCGTGGCGCCACAGCGGCGAGCGGAAGGAGCCCGCGCGGGCCCGTCCGGTTCCCTTCTGCTTCCAAGGCTTCTTGCCGGACCCGGAGACCTCGGCGCGCGTCTTGGTGTTCGCCGTGCCCCGCCGCTGGTTGGCCAGGTAGACCGTCACGTACTCGTGCAGGAACTCCGGCGAGGGGCGCCGGCCGAAGACGGCGTCGGTGAGTTCGACCTTGCCGACCTCCGCCCCCTTGACGTTCAGTAGTTGCGCTTGCATGGAATCCTCTATGGCGCGGCCTTGGTGGGCTTCTTGCCGCTGATGATGTTGCCCATCTTGTCCTTGCGGACGGTGGGCAGGACAGGAGCGGTGTAATGCTTCTTGGCCATCACGGTCTCGGAAATCGTGACCAAGCCGCCCCGGGGACCGGGCACGGGACCGGCGAGGTAGATCAGGTTCTCGCGGGGGTCGACCTTGATGACCTCGAGCTTGAGCGTGCTCTCGGTCACGGCGCCCATGTGGCCGGCCATGCGCTGGCCGGGCAGCACGCGGCCCAGAGACCGGCGGGACGCCAGAGAGCCCGGCGAACGCTCCTTGTCCGAAGCGCCGTGGGAGGCGGGCATGCCGCGGAAGCCGTGGCGCTTCATGACGCCGGCGAAGCCCCGGCCCTTGGTCGTGGCCTGGACGTCGACGTAGTCGCCCGGCTTGAAGACGCCGTCGAGGCTGACCGTCTGGCCCGCTTCCAGGCCCTTGACGTCGGCGACGCGGACCTCGCGGGTCCAGCGCGCCGGCGCGCAGCCGGCCTTCTTGAACTGCCCCAGCTCGGGCTTGGTGAAGTGCTTCTCGGGGCGCGCGCCGAAGCCCAGCTGGACCGCGTTGTAGCCGTCCGGGCCCTGCGCCGATTTGACCCGCACCACCGGACAAGGCCCGGCCTTGACCACGGTCACGCCGAAC
Encoded here:
- the rpsC gene encoding 30S ribosomal protein S3; translated protein: MGNKTHPKAMRLGYTADWESKWFSLREMPALIGEDFKIRNLVKKTFRMAAVSWVGIERAGSYLRVNIHTARPGVVIGKRGADIEGIRGQIEGLTQRKTFINVMEIKDPELDPRLVAEAIAIQLEKRIAYRRAMRRSIERTMQSGALGIKVMVGGRLNGAEIARREWAREGRVPLHTYSADVDYGTAEAYTTAGIIGVKVWIFKKLHFVKGAKEFQQLAKAAESAAAAQAALATAAAPAPVAQPAAAAPAPAPSAQAVPEGGTPHADA
- the rpsS gene encoding 30S ribosomal protein S19: MSRSSRKGPFVDAKLLIKVQKMTASGEKRPIKTWARRSTIPPEFVGHTFAVHNGRKFLPIYITEQMVGHKLGEFSFTRYFRGHGGAHKESTTLT
- the rplB gene encoding 50S ribosomal protein L2; translation: MPLKTFRPYTPSRRNMTSADYSELTATRPEKALVRALKRQGGRNNTGMIMVRHQGGGAKRAYRLVDFKRDKFGIPGKVATIEYDPNRSARICLVNYADGEKRYILHPVGLKVGDTILSGPGVDIKVGNTLPLAKIPEGSFVHNVELSPGKGGQMMRSAGTQAQLMAKDAGYVQLKMPSGEIRLVPEGCLATLGQVSNTEHNTINLGKAGRSRHRGIRPTVRGGAMNATDHPLGGGRGKSKGGNHPRSPWGQLSKGYKTRNKRKLWGWMIVADRRRSQTQA
- the rplW gene encoding 50S ribosomal protein L23; the encoded protein is MAKTIPVSDETYGVIVRPLLTERSTIQKEKYNQYAFEVARAADKGSIRRAVQALFKVDVLAVRTMVVPGKFRRYGRGGGMRPDWKKAIVTIGKGQKIEVAEQAS
- the rplD gene encoding 50S ribosomal protein L4, whose product is MQAQLLNVKGAEVGKVELTDAVFGRRPSPEFLHEYVTVYLANQRRGTANTKTRAEVSGSGKKPWKQKGTGRARAGSFRSPLWRHGGVTFGPRAGHVHLDFPRAKARLALVHALSAKQAEGAFVFVESLGVEEAKTKAVLALLESLKCGDRKGCTLLVLDAPDAKLAQASRNIPNVELALAADVSAYSVLRARRLVVTQPALEKLQARCASLGDAKAIAGKAADLKAAAPKAERAGRKSKGD
- the rplC gene encoding 50S ribosomal protein L3 translates to MSAEEAKPEEKAAAVDKRAPVNFRTILGEKVGMTQMYGRSNRLFGVTVVKAGPCPVVRVKSAQGPDGYNAVQLGFGARPEKHFTKPELGQFKKAGCAPARWTREVRVADVKGLEAGQTVSLDGVFKPGDYVDVQATTKGRGFAGVMKRHGFRGMPASHGASDKERSPGSLASRRSLGRVLPGQRMAGHMGAVTESTLKLEVIKVDPRENLIYLAGPVPGPRGGLVTISETVMAKKHYTAPVLPTVRKDKMGNIISGKKPTKAAP